ACTTCTTTAACAAATATTTGATTGTCTTGCGATGAAGTACTTTTGATTAAGCTACCGTCGATACCTACTTTGCCAAATTCATTAACTAGCACCGCCCAGTTTTCGTGTTGCGGCTTATGTTTTAATAAATGGGAAATGACAGTCGTTTTTCCTGAACCTAAAAAGCCAGAAATAATATGAGTAGGAACTTTATTTACGCTAGACATGGTTCGACAGTAACAGATGCTTTAATTGCATATTATGCCAAGCTTACTTGCATGGCTCTATTTCGAAACATGCATCAATTGATTTAGATAATTTCAATTTGAAGGCTAGTTACACTTGTTTGCATAACTAGACACTATCGTAGATAGGTAAAGTAGCTAAAACAGGTTCGTTTTAGCTACGTAGTAATAACCTGTAACTACTTGCCAAGCTCACTTAAATCATACGGTGTTGCTTGGTAAACGTAATGATTAAGCCAGTTACACATAAGTAAATTGCCATGACCACGCCAACGGTTTTTAGGCGTTTGGTTTGGATCATTATTTGGGTAATAATTTTCCGGCATTTCAGGGTTGATACCTGCGTCTAAATCACGCTTGTATTCACTGTCTAAGGTATGAGCGTCATATTCTGGGTGTCCTGTTATAAAAACTAGGCGCTGATCTTTACTGGCAATTAAGTACGCCCCGCCTTCTTCACAAGTCGCCAATACATTTAGATCAGGGTGGGCTTGCAAATTTTCTAACGGAATTTGCGCATAACGCGAATGGATGGCAACAAACTCGTCATTAAAACCTTGAGTTAACGGATCTAAATGATCTGATACTTGATGATTAAACACACCTGAAATTTTGTTTTCACGAATATCGCGCTGCAATCCAAAATAATGATACAAACTGGCATGAGCTGCCCAGCATAAATACAAGGTGGATTGCACGTGTTTACGCGCCCAATCCATGATTTCTTGCATTTTATCCCAGTATTTAACCTCTTCGTACTCCATTAAACCAAGCGGCGCACCAGTTACAATAAGACCGTCATAGTTTTTATGCTTAATGTCATCAAACAAGCGGTAGAAAGCATCCATATGTTCGCTTGGCGTATTTTTAGGTGCACGCATATCTATGCGAATTAAATCGACGTTAGCTTGTAAAGGGCTATTCGAAAGCAAGCGCAATAATTGAATTTCCGTTTCAATTTTATTTGGCATCAGGTTTAAAATTCCGATCTCCATGGGGCGAATGTCTTGCGTATTGGCACGCGATTCAGACATAACCACAATATTCTCGTCGTTGAGAACTTTTAAAGCGGGTAATTGATCAGGAATTTTAATCGGCATAAGAAGGCTCCAGTGCCAGTTAACAAAAAGAAAAATATAATCTGTTGTAGAAGTTGCTACTTCGTCAAAGGGTTTAACTCCGACGAAAGACTAATATCTTTTCAATAAAGAAATGATCAGTTGAATCACTCATGATGTTTTAAATTACATTTAGAGTAAATAAACAACTTCAGGCTGAGCCTGTCGAAGTCTTATTACTTTCTAACGTATCAACACTTCGACTGCTTCGCGCTCAGTGTGAAAGTGCTCACCAATGTTTTCAACTAATTAAAATTAAATTGAAAAGATATTAGCAATGTTACCCATAAACCACTGTTTGTCAAACTTCTTACGTCTAGACGTCTAAACGTCCGTTTAAATTTAATCAATCTATCAGAAAGTTTAGCTCGCTTTGAAATAAAAATAATCAATATAGACAGCAGTGCCGCCCGTTTTGATTGGCGCTACCATGACATATCCAGCACTTATTGTTTTATTCTTCTTTAGTGAACATTTATAAGCGGCATTATCAGTGACAAAGTGACAGCTATTTATGACACCACTAGCTTGATAAAATTTAACAACCTTAGCTAATGACGTAGTCACTTGATAAAAATAGTAATGAATACCTAACCCAGGTTTTGCCGAGTCGACTTTTTTATTGGAAGTTACCTGTGCTTTTGAAAAAACAGGAATATTGGTGCCATCTATAGTTGTTGACACTGAAGGTTGGCGAAGCGATTGATGAGGCGGTTGAAGCGAGTTTTGTCGAAATGCTTGTTTTTCATGGCTTTCTTGGTTTTTTTGGTTTTCACAGGGGTACTGTGAAAACGAAACATGACCATTACTCGCTAAACATTTATAAATTTGAGCTGAACTTACGCTAGACATTAGCATTAACAGCAACGCGTACATACACTTATTCAAGTGTGCCTTCCCTAGTATTATTTTCATCCTGCGAGTAGTTTATAAAACTAATTAACCAAGGGGAAGATAACTTAGCTATAATCTATTACTAACTTTGATTGACTATATATTAACTTAACAAAGCAGCCGATTTAATTTGCGCCCAAATACTTTGTCCGATTTGTAGCTTGAGTTGATCGACAGAGCGTAAGGTTAAACGAGCTAAAAGGTAACTATCACCAGTTTGTAAACGAACTAGCGCCATACTTGGGTCAATATTTTTTGCAATATCAACCACAGTTACCGCTAATCGATTGACAATACTTGAATCTTGATGTTCCGCCAATGTTATACTGACATCACGAGCTTGAATACTGACCCTCACTTGACTGTTAAGCGCTTGTCCACAATCTTTTAACCACAAGGCCCCGCCTTGGAATTGAAATTTCATTAAATGCCATTTTTCATCTTTCTCTGTGATCACCCCTTCCAATATCGCGCTGCTATCCTGTTCTAGTTGCAATGGTAAATCCAATTGAGAAAATAACTCTGTAACTTGTCCACTCGCTACCGCTTTACCTTTAGCCATTATCACCAAATGATCGGCAAGTTGAGCAACCTCTTGCAACGAGTGGGTAACGTATAGAATAGGTGTATTAAATGCGTGTTTTAGCGCTTTTAAGTAAGGTAATATTTCTTGCTTTCGAGCAGGGTCAAGTGAAGCTAATGGCTCATCCATTAACAATAATGAAGGTTGAATAAGCAATGCTCGGGCAATGGCGACTCTCTGTTTTTCACCACCTGACAGTTGGCTTGGGTATTTGCACAATATATGCTCAATACCTAATACGTCAATTATCGATTTATAATCAAGTTTAGTATGCCTAGTATCGGCTCTTTTAATAGCAAATTCTAAATTTTGTTTGGCCGTTAAAAAATCAAATAAACTGGCTTCTTGAAATACGTAACCTATAGGTCGTTTATTTGCTGGTAAACAAATCTGCTCTGATTGCCAAATTTGTTCCCTAAAGCGTACCCTACCTTTTTCGGGAGTATTCAAACCGGCAATACACCGTAGTAAGGTGGTTTTACCACAGCCAGAATGACCATAAATGGCGGTTAAACCTGTGCTGGGTAGTTCTAAATCAACATTAAAATCAAAACGACTGCTCTCAGAATTTTGACTAAAACTGTGCTTAAAAATTAAATTTATTGTTGCTACAGAAGCACAAGAAGTCATACCGTTAAACACCTACACTCATTTTATGTTTTGCACTTCGACTGTAGTGATATGCACATAGCAATATAATAAAAGAGAAAACAAGCATTACCGCTGACAACGCATGGGCTTGGCTGTAATTTAATGCTTCGACACTATCATAAATTTGTACAGACACCACGCGTGTCTCATCCGGGATATTACCGCCTATCATGAGCACCACACCAAACTCACCTATGGTGTGTGCAAAACCTAAAATGGCAGCCGTGATGATACCGGGTTTCGCGTAGGGTAAGACCACATTAAAAAAACAGTCTAATTTGCTTGCTCTTAAGGTAGCTGCGACTTCAAATGGTCGCTCGCCGATAGCTTCAATGGCGTTTTGAATGGGTTGTACCACAAAAGGTAACGAATAAATAACCGATGCAACAACTAATCCCCAAAACGTAAAAGGCAACAAGCCTATTCCCAAAGCTTGCGTTATATGCCCTATTGGCCCTTGTGGTCCCATGGCAATTAATAGGTAAAAACCCAATACGGTTGGCGGTAATACTAAAGGCATAGCCACAAATACGCTGATTAGCGGTTTACATTTAGATTGTGTACGAGCCAACCAATACGCTAATGGTGTTCCGAATATAAGCAGAATCAAGGTAACTGTCGTTGCCAATTTGAGTGTAAGCCAAATGGCCCCTAACTCTTGGTCTGATATAATCATTTTTCGCTCTTTTAATATTCTGCGATATAGCCATTTTGCGATATTAATTTAACTATCGCCTCTGATTTTATAAAAGCTATAAATGCCTTAGCAACAGGATTGGTTGCACCGCGCTTTAATAAAACTAAATCTTGTTGGATAGGATTATGATAATCAGTTGGAACCAACCAATATTGCATTTTATCAATATTCAAGTTGATAACTTGAGAATAAGCGACAAACCCGACATCGGCATTGCCAGAGCGAACAAATTGTAAGGTTTGCCCTATGTTTTCGCCTTGTACCCATTTTGTCTGTGATTGTTCCAACAAATTAAGTGACTTAAGCACCTCTAAAGTGGCAACCCCGTATGGCGCGAGTTTAGCATTCGCTAAGGCTAATTTATTGTAAGAGTTACTTAATAACGCCTGTTTTGCTTGATTGTTGGGTAAACGAGTTGACCATAAAACCAAGCGTCCTGTGGCATAGGTATACAAGCTAGTTTGTACCGCTAAATTTTTATCTTGCAGCAGTTTAGGCTTGTGTTGGTCGGCTGATAAAAAAACATCAAACGGCGCCCCGTGAATAATTTGCGCGTAAGCTTTACCAGATGAAGTATAAGTCACTTGCAAACGCCCGATATGTTGCTGCTCAAAACGTTCAACGAGTTGTTGCATAACCGGCGAAAAGTTAGAGGCTACAACAATACGCGCATTTTCTGCAAATGTCGGCCAATTCACCACATACAACAAT
This genomic window from Saccharobesus litoralis contains:
- the metA gene encoding homoserine O-acetyltransferase MetA; this translates as MPIKIPDQLPALKVLNDENIVVMSESRANTQDIRPMEIGILNLMPNKIETEIQLLRLLSNSPLQANVDLIRIDMRAPKNTPSEHMDAFYRLFDDIKHKNYDGLIVTGAPLGLMEYEEVKYWDKMQEIMDWARKHVQSTLYLCWAAHASLYHYFGLQRDIRENKISGVFNHQVSDHLDPLTQGFNDEFVAIHSRYAQIPLENLQAHPDLNVLATCEEGGAYLIASKDQRLVFITGHPEYDAHTLDSEYKRDLDAGINPEMPENYYPNNDPNQTPKNRWRGHGNLLMCNWLNHYVYQATPYDLSELGK
- a CDS encoding DUF4124 domain-containing protein, which gives rise to MKIILGKAHLNKCMYALLLMLMSSVSSAQIYKCLASNGHVSFSQYPCENQKNQESHEKQAFRQNSLQPPHQSLRQPSVSTTIDGTNIPVFSKAQVTSNKKVDSAKPGLGIHYYFYQVTTSLAKVVKFYQASGVINSCHFVTDNAAYKCSLKKNKTISAGYVMVAPIKTGGTAVYIDYFYFKAS
- the modC gene encoding molybdenum ABC transporter ATP-binding protein, encoding MTSCASVATINLIFKHSFSQNSESSRFDFNVDLELPSTGLTAIYGHSGCGKTTLLRCIAGLNTPEKGRVRFREQIWQSEQICLPANKRPIGYVFQEASLFDFLTAKQNLEFAIKRADTRHTKLDYKSIIDVLGIEHILCKYPSQLSGGEKQRVAIARALLIQPSLLLMDEPLASLDPARKQEILPYLKALKHAFNTPILYVTHSLQEVAQLADHLVIMAKGKAVASGQVTELFSQLDLPLQLEQDSSAILEGVITEKDEKWHLMKFQFQGGALWLKDCGQALNSQVRVSIQARDVSITLAEHQDSSIVNRLAVTVVDIAKNIDPSMALVRLQTGDSYLLARLTLRSVDQLKLQIGQSIWAQIKSAALLS
- the modB gene encoding molybdate ABC transporter permease subunit, encoding MIISDQELGAIWLTLKLATTVTLILLIFGTPLAYWLARTQSKCKPLISVFVAMPLVLPPTVLGFYLLIAMGPQGPIGHITQALGIGLLPFTFWGLVVASVIYSLPFVVQPIQNAIEAIGERPFEVAATLRASKLDCFFNVVLPYAKPGIITAAILGFAHTIGEFGVVLMIGGNIPDETRVVSVQIYDSVEALNYSQAHALSAVMLVFSFIILLCAYHYSRSAKHKMSVGV
- the modA gene encoding molybdate ABC transporter substrate-binding protein, which codes for MRFIAIKLFTILLYVVNWPTFAENARIVVASNFSPVMQQLVERFEQQHIGRLQVTYTSSGKAYAQIIHGAPFDVFLSADQHKPKLLQDKNLAVQTSLYTYATGRLVLWSTRLPNNQAKQALLSNSYNKLALANAKLAPYGVATLEVLKSLNLLEQSQTKWVQGENIGQTLQFVRSGNADVGFVAYSQVINLNIDKMQYWLVPTDYHNPIQQDLVLLKRGATNPVAKAFIAFIKSEAIVKLISQNGYIAEY